From Xylanibacter oryzae DSM 17970, a single genomic window includes:
- a CDS encoding FecR family protein encodes MKESKEDLFNAVESIEKDEPQSDDKLKEVSAFYNSKKVSDRIHAYQKVDTDAAYCQFLSKVHSYTTHFYWKYAAVVAVAAMLLITFFIVYPHYTRQQHSPEVTAMLKKKIPALSDSLPMIRLANGKVIVLSKSGQSLAQAGLSAAVGQSSIALNAEGNDVPVEMLELVIPRGRQYQVSLPDGSMVNLNSGSTLRFPNRFTSRRDVYLRGEAYFEVKKDGRPFRVTCPAGAVNVLGTTFNVRAYSSDNACIALYTGKVRYENNGHDVELSPGEQIVKTGNEISVNQIYNRHTAAWKDGLIYFTDDNLGDVMDDIERIYDVKVVFQRDIRSIRFTGECKRTESVEDFMKVMGLTKEFGYEIQNKTITIK; translated from the coding sequence ATGAAAGAATCTAAAGAGGACTTGTTTAATGCTGTTGAATCCATCGAAAAGGATGAACCGCAAAGTGATGATAAGTTGAAAGAGGTGAGTGCTTTTTACAATAGTAAGAAAGTCTCAGATCGTATTCATGCTTATCAGAAGGTTGATACGGATGCTGCTTACTGCCAATTTTTAAGTAAGGTGCATTCTTATACCACTCATTTTTATTGGAAGTATGCTGCCGTTGTGGCAGTTGCTGCAATGTTATTGATTACTTTTTTTATAGTTTATCCTCATTATACAAGACAACAACATAGTCCAGAGGTTACAGCCATGTTGAAAAAGAAGATTCCTGCATTATCTGATTCATTACCAATGATCAGACTGGCTAATGGAAAGGTCATTGTTCTTTCTAAATCCGGTCAGAGTTTGGCACAGGCAGGTTTAAGTGCAGCTGTGGGACAGAGTTCCATTGCTCTTAATGCTGAGGGCAACGATGTTCCTGTAGAGATGCTTGAACTTGTAATACCTCGTGGACGCCAGTATCAAGTTTCACTTCCAGATGGCAGTATGGTAAATCTGAATTCAGGTTCTACCTTGAGATTCCCTAATCGTTTTACTTCTAGGAGAGATGTTTATTTAAGAGGTGAGGCTTACTTTGAAGTTAAAAAAGACGGTCGTCCTTTCAGAGTTACTTGTCCGGCAGGAGCTGTAAATGTATTAGGAACTACATTTAATGTACGCGCTTATAGTAGCGATAATGCATGTATAGCCCTTTATACAGGTAAGGTGCGTTATGAGAATAATGGACATGACGTTGAACTGTCACCAGGCGAACAGATTGTAAAAACAGGTAATGAAATAAGCGTTAATCAAATATACAATAGGCATACAGCGGCCTGGAAAGATGGTCTTATTTATTTCACAGACGACAATCTTGGTGATGTAATGGATGACATTGAGAGAATTTATGATGTGAAAGTCGTATTTCAAAGAGATATACGTAGTATAAGATTCACCGGTGAGTGCAAGCGTACAGAATCAGTAGAAGATTTCATGAAAGTAATGGGATTAACTAAAGAGTTCGGATATGAAATACAAAATAAGACAATCACAATAAAATAA